TGGAAGAATTGAATCTTTCGTATAATAAATTTACAGGCGAAGTTTCAAAAAAAACAGCATTATTAGATGCTTTGAATATGACCATGATGGACGAAAATGGAAATCCGTTTTTATTAGAAATAAACCAAGAAAATAAATTACAATAATTACCCAAAATTAATCGATGCTTATGAATGAATTTTACACTCGTTAAACAAGTTGATTAAATATATTTAGTTAATTGCCAAAACCGTAATTCATTACGGTTTTCTGGTTTCTGGAGGTTTGATCTTTTGAAAAAATAACATTTAATTTAGAATTGAATTCTTTATGTTTGCTTAAATTTTTATAACTTTAATAAAAGTATCCGGAGAACCAAAAACCGATTAACCAACGGAATTACTAATCACTTAATAAGAAGAAATTATGACACTGCAATATCAAGGAGAACAGTACGGAAAACCCACAACTTTTACAATTAGAATTATTGGTAATAACTTATCAAAAAGTAGTTCAAACTACCAGATAGATCTTTTGGTAGGAGATAAAAAACTGCCAACTTTTACAAGTGAAATTCACCAAAGTCTTTCTAATTGTTTAAAAGAAATTTACTTGTTTAGAAAACATAACGGAATCACGTTCAATGAGTCATCAGAGAAAATAGTTTCGCTTTATGTCGCTTATGATAAAGTTTTGTATAACTATAATAAATATGCTTTGTTTAGAGCATAAATTTTTCTCAAAAGAGTATAAAAAAGACCATTTGAAAAAATGGTCTTTTTTTTATTTCAAAATGCAACAAGGCTATTATCGAATTATCTTTAAATAAGCGCTGTAAGGATCATCTTTAAGTGAGGTGCGCATGTAGTATACGTTTTCGTCTTTTTCTTTTAAATCAAATTGAATTAAGCCTGCATCGCAATAATAGTAAAGTAGGTTATCATCGGCAGGGAATTCTATATTGGAAATTGGCAGTGTAGTTAGTTTTTCTTCAAATGCAATTTCACCGTTTGATAAGTCCAGTTCAAAAAGCTTCTTTTTGCGTGTATATCCCCAAAGATTATCCACTTCCTTAACGATGTATTCTACATTATCCCCTTTAAAATCTGTTTTCCAAAGCTGAGTTCCTGTTTTAGAATCTACAGCGTATATTGAAGAAACTTCTGGTCCTTGCGCTGCAAAATATAGCTTTTTGTCGTGGCATACTATGCGTTCCTTAACGTTGTTCTGGTTTTCTTCTATTTTAAATTGCCACAAAACATCAAGACTGTTTGGTTTTAAAGCATACAGCCAATTTTTATCGCCTGCAATAAAAACACTTTCACCATCTGTAACTGGTTTTCCAGTCATGGTTTCATCAAAGCTTTTTTGGTAAAGCAATTTTCCTGTATTAGCTTCAAAACAATACACATTATTTGCGCTTTGAGTAAAGATCTTATTGTCGAAAAATAATGGCTCAATATCGTTGTTTGGAGTGTCTAATTTATAATTCCAAGCTAAGCTTCCGTCTTTTAGATCCAACGCGTATAAATTACTGCTCTGGTTTTGATTTTGAGCCGTAATAAATAATTTTCCGTTTGCTATAATCGGAGTTTGGTCTTTTAGGACAATCTGATCTGTAATGTTTCCTAATCTAGATTTCCAAAAAATAGTTCCTGTTCCGTTGTCTACGGCATAAATTTCCCCATTAATAAACGGAATATAAACAACTCCGTCCTGAATGGTTATTTTGTTAGCGCACATTTCTGTGTGGGCGTCTGAAGCTTTTACCGTCCAAACAATGCTTTCGACCTCCAGATCCCATGAAAAAAGTGAACCATCATAATCGTAAATTAAAATTGAGGTGTCGTCTAGAGAAATCTTTTTAAGTGGTTTTAGAGACTTATTCGTGACAGCTTCTTCGGTAGGCAGTTTGCTGTTGGTGTAGTTGGTTTTGCTGGCGGGCGATTGTCCAGACATATTTGCAAAGGTGAATACAAATAAAAGGGCTATTAATTTGTGTTTCATTTTAAGATTTGGGTTGATTTTTTGATTGTGTTTGTAATCTGAAATTACTTCATTCATAACTTCTTGTTTGCTTTGTTATTGTGTTTGCTGTATTTGTGTTTTATTAATTGCCAATTTGTAGGTTTTGCGCGCTTTTAATATTGTTCTCAAATCCTCAAACATTTAAAGAAGTAAATATAAATAAAAAAAGCTCCAGATTTCTCTGAAGCTTTTGTCTTAGTAAGTAGTCCGTGGGGGAATCGAACCCCCCTTACCAGGATGAAAACCTGGCGTCCTAACCGATAGACGAACGGACCTGCTTTGCTATTGCGGCTGCAAAAGTGCAACTATTTTTGAGATGTACAAAGGATTTTGAGAAAAATTTTTATTTTTTTTTGATGGGAAATCATTTTGGGCGATCAATATTGATGTGTTGATCCAGTTATTTGCTTTGTATTTGTTTGATTAATAAATTGTTGTTGATGCATTATGTAAACGAAAATATTTGTTTTTTTAGAGAAAAATAATTTTCAGAAATATTGAATAATTTTGTTTTTGAAAGAATATTTTTATGTGTTTTTAATAGGTGAGGCAAGTAAAAAAAACAGATTTCTCTGAAGCTTCGTTTAAAAGCAAACATCATGACAAATAGTAAATAGTTTTTTTATAAAAAAGAATTTGATTTATGGAATGTCAAAAATCAAATAATAAAGATCTTATAAGGTTTCAAAAACTTAACGCTTTACAAAATGGAACTCATTTTTTTGCTATTTCTGTATTCCTTAGGTGTCTTGCCAGTAACTTTTTTAAAAGCGCTGTAAAAAGTAGTTTTTGAAGTAAATCCAGATTCCAATCCCATGGTTAGCAAATTGTAATTTTCATATTCAGCATTTAAAATCATCTCTTTTACGGCTTCGACACGATATTGATTAATGTAATTGGCAAAGTTGTCTCCCGTGATCACGTTTACAATTTGTGAAAGATATCCCGTGCTTATACCTAATTTTTCGGCAATTTTTTCTCTGTTTAATGTACTATCAGTATAGATATGATGTTCTTTGCAAAGAAGTTCCAGTTTTTGGAAATGAAGATTATCAGCGTTTATTGATTCTTTGTTTTCTTCTTTATGATTGCTTCCTGAAATTGAAAATGGGTTATCATCTGCAATTGCTAAATCTTTATTTAGAAAATTGTAAATGCTGTCTCTGTCTTTGGCAAGTTTGTATTTGTAAATGCCAAAATAAGAAGTCCAGTGGATTAAAAATGTTCCGAATAAAGCTAAAATTCTCATCGTTGCCGAAATGTCAAATTGGAAAAACAAACCTATGATGATGGCAATAACCCACGAAAATAATAATGCAGAAACTAGGCTTAATAATATAATTACCCATTTTTTTTCCTGTTTGTCTTTTAAATGCTTTATCATAAAATAAGAATAAACCAGCACGAAGGGGATAAATGTAAGCGCGAAAATAAGCGCAATCTGATTTAATACATCGATTATATTGAGGCCTAATTCGGGAATTTTATATAAGCCAGCTACAGCATCAAGATCATATGTAACATTAAGAACAGCTGAATACGCAAATGGAATAAAAAATAAAAATATCTTTTGTCTGCTTTTCACAGCGTCATCAACTCGGTTTATAATAAATAGGAATATGAAAACAGGTAAAAGAAAAGCGGTTTCAACATCGTCAATAAAGCGTAAAAAAGGAAAGACTGAATAAGCATCTTCAATCTCGAAAACCAAATTCAGTAAAAGTAAGGAAAGGGTAAATATCGCATAGGCGAGATATTGGTTTGATTTACTATTGAACAATGAAGACTTTAAAATAATTATGCCTAATACTATTCCCTGAAAAATTGCAATATTTAGAAGTGTTGTATAAATCAAGTTTTTAGTATAAAGTTGTTTTTAAGATTTGTCTTTTCAGTTATTCTTGACAATGCAATAGTCAGTTGTTTATAAAAAAATAGCTTATTTCATGCGAATTGACAGAACGAATTTATAGCAATGCAGATGATTTTCTTAACAGATTAAGAAATGATTAACTAAAATGATTTCTCTATAAATGAAATTGAAATTTTTTATTTATGATATTGATTTTTAATTTTTTAAGTAGAATTATTCTCGATTTTTTCTTTTTACAAGTAGTGGTTCTTTAGTTCGGATTTCTCAAGTGTTAAGGTATTGAAACCTTGTCACTCTTCAATTCACATAGTTTTGACCAATAATCCACTTAATCATCTCAAATTTTATGAAATTAAATCGACTCTTGTTTAGTGCCGCCATTTTGTCTGCGGTATCTGTTCAATCTCAAATCACGCAAAAAAAGAATCAGCTCGAGTTTTCTGTTGGAAATAATTGGGGGTATTTGAAAAATCTCGAATTTGCTCCCGTAGCAATGTATGATTATGAAGGTTTGGTGTATAAATTAAACTATACTCGAACCAGTAAGAATGATAATTTGTTTGAGGTAAATCTAGACTATCTATCATCAGACCTAAAAACAGATAAGCTGTCCAATCTCAACACAGATTACTACAAAGGCGGAATGAACTTTTCGTATCTAAAAAAGGTTTACGATAGGGATCGATTTAGAATACACGCAGGATTGCAGTCCCGAACTTCTTTGGCTGCTTATCATCATGGAGATTATGTTTCGTTCCATCAAGAATTTGGAATTGCGGGTAGATTCAGTTATCAGATAAATGAAAAACAATATTTATCTTCAAAATTAACCCTTCCTGTTATTCTTCTTCGAGTTACCAATGCCGAAGGTAAATTTTACACTTTAGATAACTATCAGAGTGTATTTTGGGATTTAGAATATGGTTATAAACTCTCCAATCATTTTGACGTAAAGGCAACTTACAATTTTAATTATTCTCGACTTCAAATTCCAAGTGCTTATAGAGAATTACAGCATCAATTAAATCTTGGTATTAACTATAAATTCTAATTATGAAATACATCAAATCTGCAGTTTACGTTTTTATATTCACATCTTCTTTTTTGCTCATATCTTGTGCAGATATGCTGATGGGAGACGAAGGAAAATACGATGAAGAAGTCTATTTAAATTACAAAACAAAAACAGTGCTAGAATTGCCTTTTGAAGATGACTGGTACATAGTTGCAGGCGGAAAATCGCTAGAAAAAAATCATCATTTTGCACCTGTCCGCCACCAGAGATATGCACTCGATATGGTTAGTATTATAAATAGAAGCAACAAAACGGGAGACGGAACTAAAAATGAAGATTATTATTGTTTTGGCAAACGTTTAAATGCACCTGGCGATGGAAAAATTATTGCAATGGAAAATGCAATAGAAGATAATGTTCCTGGGATTAAAAACAGTAAAAAAGCATTAGGCAATTACGTTGTAATTGATCATTTAAATGGAGAATACTCTTTTATGCTTCATTTTAAAAAGAACTCGATAATAGTTGCAGTAGGAGATACTGTAATAAGGGGGCAGCAGGTAGGTTTGGCAGGAAACAGCGGTTATTCTACTGGTCCGCATTTGCACTACCATTTGCAGACAACTCCGTCACTGGAAACAGGTGTTGGTATTCCGATGCAATTTATAAACTACTATACTGACGATGTTTTTACAGAAAGAGGAGAACCTACAACCGGTCAAACAGTAAGGAAAAAATGAGATCTTATAATCAATTGATTACGGTATTCTTGGCGGTTGGTTTAAATGATTAAATAAGATTGAAAAAATGAGACAAACCGTAAAAGTTTAACATTAAAATAAAGTATATTCGTACACTGTTTTTAGGTCTTACATTTATTTATTATTAAATATAGAAAACATTCTTGCGCGAGGATAGACAAAAATCCCAAGTGTCTTTAAATGATTGGGGTATTGCTGAATTTTAAAAACTTTATCATTATGTTTAAAAAAAAATTAAAATTGGAAGGAGCTCAAGAATTAACTAAAAATGAGCTAAAAGCTGTAAAAGGAGGAGTTACAGAGGTTTGCGCTAAAGCACTTATAAGCGGAGAGGCAATCTTAAAAAATGGTGCATGTCCTCCAGAATATCCTCTAGCAGGTGGAGGTTGTTGTTTCTCATTGTAATAGTTAATTTTATATAAAAAGAAAATAAACTAATACGCTTACTCGGTGGATTGTATAAATGGTATATAATCTTCGATAATAGGTTTATATTTTTAAGAAGAGAGAAACTTGTTTTCTCTCTCTCTTTATAATCCAATAAGAAAATTTTAGAGATGATAGAGTTTGGAGAATATTTAATTTCTCCCTGTCTTGAATAAGACAGCTATTAAGAAGCTTTGTTGCGAAATTAAATCTATGTTAAAAGAGCAACTTTATTTCAATTTTAATGTGAAATTTGTGAAATGTCTAATTAACAAAGAGATAATTATGGAAGGACAAATTATAGAATTGGAAAAAAAATACTGGCACGGAGTTGAAAATAATGATTACGAAACGGTAAAAAATCTGACGCTGTTTCCTTGCATAGTTGCCGGAAAAAATGGTATTCAGAGTATCAGTGAAGCTGATTTTAAAAATATGTTCGACTCAGGGCAAACCAATAAAATAAAAGTACTGAACATCTATGATGTAAAAGAAGAACTAATTGCCGAAAACGCTGCCGTAATAGGATATCGTCTCGATTTTGAGATAGTAGATCATAGCCCAAAAGAACCTATCAAATGTGTCTGTACTTCTACCTGGATTAAAGAAAATAGCAAGTGGACATGTGTGATGCATACTGAAACAGAGCTGGAAAAAAATTAGAAATCATATATATTTTCCAAATTGCGAGAGCGTGCCGCTGTGAACACAAACGAATAAAAAAAGCTTCAGATCTGAAGCTTTTTGTTTTATAGCGTAATTTTATTTTAGTTTAATGGAAAATATATAGTTGCACTATACTTTTAGAAAAAAAATACAGTAATAATATTTCATTATATTCGTTAAAAAATCAATCAATCAATCAATCAATCAATCAATCAATCAATCAAAATGAAAAAACAAGTATTTCTTTATTTTACGGTTTTACTTTTTACAAGTAGTATATCAGGACAAGAGATAAAAGATTTCTTTTCAACACTTGCTAAAAATAATCTTTTTAATGGCAGTGTTTTAATTTCCAAATCAGGAGAAACTATTTTCTCTAATTCTTATGGATATTCTAATATGGAGAAGAAAGAAAAAATCAATGAAAAATCTCAGTTTACAATTGCATCGGTATCAAAAACATTTACTGCGGTAGCAATACTGCAGCTTAAACAAAAAGGAAAATTAAATATTGATGATCCAGTCCAAAAATATCTTCTGGATTTTCCTTATCCAAATGTTAGTATTAGACATTTGCTAAGCCATACTTCTGGATTGGCGCAATATTATCGTCTATTTGATAGTGCAATGAAGGAAAAGCCAGAAAAAATTTTTTCTAATGAGGATATCATACCGGCATTAATTGAGAATAAAGTACCGCTTTCATTTGCTCCAGGAGACAAATGGGAATATAATAATGTTAATTTCTGTCTTGCGGCTTTAATAGTGGAAAAAATAGCTGGGATTAATTTTAGAGATTATTTAGCGAAAAACATTTTCGAACCTGCAAAAATGAAAGATTCATTTCTTCCTAAGAATAGAATGCTTAAAGAGCCAAATCAGGTAGAATTGTATACTTATCCCAATTTTTACTCGACTAGTGTAGTGAATGTTCAAACCCTAAAAGAAACTTTTTTGATAGATGAGAAAAGCAATTTCTATGGACCAGGAGGCATTGTAAGCACAGCTCTAGATTTGCAGAAGTACCAAAAAGCATTATTTAGTTATCAGCTTTTAGGCAAGAAAGAATTAGAAGAAGCACTGACACCAGCAAAACTTAATGATGGAAAAATTGCTTCTTATCGCGCGTACGAAAAAGAGATTGCCTATGGTTTGGGTTGGCAGACCTATACTAATGAGAGTAATGAAAAAATAGCTTTTCACGATGGACTCAATACTGGGCTTACATCAATTTTAATGCACAATATTACTAGAAATCACACTGTTATTTTGCTGTCTAATACAGCAAGTCAGGTTTTTGTTATAGGCAATGAAGCTTTGAAAATAATTGAGAATAAGCCTTATAAAATGCCTCTACCGAGTCTTTCGAGAGTCTATGGCAGTTTGCTCGAAAGTGGGAATAAAGAAAAAGCAAATCAGTTAATTGAAGAATATTTAAAAAAGCCAGACAGCTACGAAGTAACAGAAAGAGATTTCAATAGATTAGGGTATCAATTTCTTAGATCGCAAAAAACAGACAATTCTTTACTCACATTTGCGTCAGCGACATTAATTTTTCCAAATAGCTCAAATATGTATGATAGCTATGGAGAGGCGTTGCTCCAAAGTGGTAAAAAAGAGGATGCAATTAAAATGTATCAAAAATCTCTTGAATTAAATCCAGATAATGAAAATGGTAAAAAGGTATTAAAGAAGTTGTTGTAATTGCCAAGATATTAAAGCATTTAATCAAAGCGTAGAGAAAAGCTTCAGAGAAATCTGAAGCTTTTGTCTTAAATAGCGGGAAGCATTCAATTATTTAACCAGATTATGAATGATTTTTATGAAGTTGCTTGTGCTAATAATGTGGCTTAACTTTGATTTTACTATTTGTTTTATTATTAGCTAAAATAAATAAATTACCTATTTTTGAAATTACATAATTAAAATTTCAAAGCTAAAAATGAAAAACTTTTTTTTAATATCGATAATTATATTTCTTACTTCATTTAAATCTTTTGAGACAGATTCATATTTGAATTTCGATTATGAAGTAAAATATTTAATTAATAAAAGTGAATGTTCTGTTTTTATATGCAAATCAAATCCAAAAGATTTTTTTATAATTTACGATAAATCTTATTTGTTTGATCTTTTACGAAATGATAATTTATTTAAAATAAGTTTCACTAAAAATGAAATTGATTATGATTTATCTAAATATCAGCCATCATCAAAAAAAGTATTTACTGAAATAGTTGAAACTAAAGAAACAAAAAATGTTGGAGGCATAGCTTGTACTAAATTTATCGGGGAGATAAAATCTAGAGATTTTCAAACTGTAGAAGTTTTTATTGCAAAAAACAATAAAATCAACAACGTTAATTTTTTGACCATTCAGGGATTTAAAGTTAATTCTGAGGTCAAAGGTTTAGTAGTAGAAATAAATAAGGTAAATAATAAAACGAAAGAAATTAAATCGGATTTATCGCTAATAGATTTTAAGAAAAATGAGAAATCTTTAAAAATTAATGATGAGATCTTAAATAAAATGGTCTACAAAAATAAAGTAGATTCTGAATTGCTTAAAAGAGAGTGGGATAAAGAAATAAGCGGAGGTAATAATGGTGTTTCTATTTCTGTTGAAGATGCTATTGCTTTCAATGACGCTGATTCGGGTAATAAAAATCAATTAATATCTAGAAATAAAAGCGATGAAAATAAACAGAAGTACATAAATATTGCTGAACGAAATCATAAATATTTTAAGTTTAAAGACGGAAATTGGGATCAGTATGTTGCAACCAATTTTAAGTTTACAGGGAAACGACCTAGTGGATCTACTTATAATTTTAAAGCGTATTGTACAATTTCTAAAGATGGAATTATTACAAAAATAAGTGATGTACAGCCAGAAGAATACAAGGAAGAATATACTAATTTTTTGAACTCTGTAAAGAATAAGTGGTTTCCTGATGAAGAGTATGGAGAAAAAGTTGAAAGTTCGTATTACATTTTAGCAAGAATTGTTAAATAAAATGATAGAGGTGCATTTTGAAATTTATCCTTAAAAAAAACAAAAATAAACAAAAAAGCTTCAGATTTCTCTGAAGCTTTTTATCGTTGTAGCGGGAACAGGACTCGAACCTGTGACCTTCGGGTTATGAGCCCGACGAGCTGCCTACTGCTCTATCCCGCGATGTTTCGGGTGCAAAGATACACACTAAATACGGTTATGCAAATAATTTTAGTACTTTATTTTTTATAATTTTTAGAAAAGACGGTTTTTCTTATAATTTAAAATCCAGTAATTCTTGGTAAACGTTTCCGTTTAAGCCTAATAGCAAGCCAAATGCAGGTTCTGTTTTTATACCTTTTTCTTTCAGTTTTATGACCTCCAATCGGAAGTTTTCGTCTTTTGAACTTAGAATTTGGTGCTCCATGAGCATATGTCTGTAACCATTTTGAAGTTCGGTCGGGATATTTTGTCCAAAGATTTCGATTTCAAAAGCATCAATAAAAAAGTTTGCTACAACAGATTCTTTTTTATCAATCACGATTTCTTGAATGGTAAAATTGCTTTCTTTTTCGAACTGACTTTTAATTTTTTGAATAAAATCAGATTTGTTTTTCCAATAACAGACAATATCCAAATCGCTGTTTTCGATATCAATATTTATCGGAATTGTACCAACCAAAATAGGATCGAATTCAGCAAGATTGTCCAAAACTCCATGTTTAGTCAACATATGAAATGCAGCTTGCTGTCTTAGATTTCCAGTTTTTAAATAAGATATGTTCTTGAAATTAATCATTTATGATATCACTTTTTTCTTCGTTGATTTCTTGTTCTAATCTTTTATTGATATCGACTTTTGCATTCTTAAAAACAAAAATCGTAGCGCCATATCCTCTAGCATATTGATTCGTGACTTGACCGCCAATAACTGCCGATTCAAAATACGGACTTGTTTCTTTCATTTCTTTGTCGTTTTCTTCGAAATCCTTAATGCGAATAAGATTTTTATATTTAATGGTAAGATCAAACCAATTCAGATAATCGGCATTAAAAGAAACCGCTTTAATTCCTTTTTTAGTGTAATAATTAATCGCTCCAGCTTGTCCGTAATTATCACAAAGTACAATCGTTTCTTTTTGATTTGGCAGTAAAGCATAAAGCGAGTCTGTTTTTCTGGCCAATTCTTTCCAGCCTAGCATATCGGCAAAGTCCTGAGGCAGATGATGATCTTTTCCGTCTTCCCAACGAAGCAGTCCAAGTTTTTTGTAAGGCTCAGAATGTGCAACCATATATTCTGGACTTTTATTTGGAAAAGCAACATTATAGATCGGTATAAAAAGCAATAGAGGAATGAGAATAAAAACAGGTTTAAGAAAGCGTTTCCATCCCGTATTTAGAATTTCTGCAATATAAACTGCTCCAAAAGAAATGTAAATAGGATACAATCCGATGGCATAATAAGCTTTTGCTTTGAAATAAATAAAAATTAAAAGGGTGAAAAAAAACGAAGCAAAAAAGAGCTGATACTTTTTGAAAGACTTATAAAATAATACTGCATAAAGTCCGGCCAAAATCACCAATAATCCGCCGATGAAAAAGAGAATCTGTTCTTTTAGAAAATCACTTAAATTAACGTTAACCAATTGCGTTTCGGCCAATTCTTTCATATGATGTACAATTGGTAAATGGTTGCAGTACTGCCAATACAGATTAGGAAGAATTAGAACTAATCCTAAAATTAAGGCAAAATAAAACTCTTTTTTTGCCAGCATTTTTCGCTG
The Flavobacterium humidisoli DNA segment above includes these coding regions:
- a CDS encoding DUF4440 domain-containing protein; its protein translation is MEGQIIELEKKYWHGVENNDYETVKNLTLFPCIVAGKNGIQSISEADFKNMFDSGQTNKIKVLNIYDVKEELIAENAAVIGYRLDFEIVDHSPKEPIKCVCTSTWIKENSKWTCVMHTETELEKN
- a CDS encoding PQQ-binding-like beta-propeller repeat protein, with amino-acid sequence MNEVISDYKHNQKINPNLKMKHKLIALLFVFTFANMSGQSPASKTNYTNSKLPTEEAVTNKSLKPLKKISLDDTSILIYDYDGSLFSWDLEVESIVWTVKASDAHTEMCANKITIQDGVVYIPFINGEIYAVDNGTGTIFWKSRLGNITDQIVLKDQTPIIANGKLFITAQNQNQSSNLYALDLKDGSLAWNYKLDTPNNDIEPLFFDNKIFTQSANNVYCFEANTGKLLYQKSFDETMTGKPVTDGESVFIAGDKNWLYALKPNSLDVLWQFKIEENQNNVKERIVCHDKKLYFAAQGPEVSSIYAVDSKTGTQLWKTDFKGDNVEYIVKEVDNLWGYTRKKKLFELDLSNGEIAFEEKLTTLPISNIEFPADDNLLYYYCDAGLIQFDLKEKDENVYYMRTSLKDDPYSAYLKIIR
- a CDS encoding glycosyltransferase family 39 protein codes for the protein MTKKNLILFGFIILKFILQYVLISPEYDLQRDEYLHLDQANHLAWGYLSVPPVTSWFSYIILQLGNSVFWVKFFPALFGALTLLIVWKTIELLKGNLYALILGAICVLLSCLLRLNMLYQPNSFDVLCWTALYYVLIQYLTSENTKWLYFGAVVFAFGFLNKYNILFLLLGLIPAILLSKQRKMLAKKEFYFALILGLVLILPNLYWQYCNHLPIVHHMKELAETQLVNVNLSDFLKEQILFFIGGLLVILAGLYAVLFYKSFKKYQLFFASFFFTLLIFIYFKAKAYYAIGLYPIYISFGAVYIAEILNTGWKRFLKPVFILIPLLLFIPIYNVAFPNKSPEYMVAHSEPYKKLGLLRWEDGKDHHLPQDFADMLGWKELARKTDSLYALLPNQKETIVLCDNYGQAGAINYYTKKGIKAVSFNADYLNWFDLTIKYKNLIRIKDFEENDKEMKETSPYFESAVIGGQVTNQYARGYGATIFVFKNAKVDINKRLEQEINEEKSDIIND
- a CDS encoding helix-turn-helix domain-containing protein; its protein translation is MIYTTLLNIAIFQGIVLGIIILKSSLFNSKSNQYLAYAIFTLSLLLLNLVFEIEDAYSVFPFLRFIDDVETAFLLPVFIFLFIINRVDDAVKSRQKIFLFFIPFAYSAVLNVTYDLDAVAGLYKIPELGLNIIDVLNQIALIFALTFIPFVLVYSYFMIKHLKDKQEKKWVIILLSLVSALLFSWVIAIIIGLFFQFDISATMRILALFGTFLIHWTSYFGIYKYKLAKDRDSIYNFLNKDLAIADDNPFSISGSNHKEENKESINADNLHFQKLELLCKEHHIYTDSTLNREKIAEKLGISTGYLSQIVNVITGDNFANYINQYRVEAVKEMILNAEYENYNLLTMGLESGFTSKTTFYSAFKKVTGKTPKEYRNSKKMSSIL
- a CDS encoding serine hydrolase — its product is MKKQVFLYFTVLLFTSSISGQEIKDFFSTLAKNNLFNGSVLISKSGETIFSNSYGYSNMEKKEKINEKSQFTIASVSKTFTAVAILQLKQKGKLNIDDPVQKYLLDFPYPNVSIRHLLSHTSGLAQYYRLFDSAMKEKPEKIFSNEDIIPALIENKVPLSFAPGDKWEYNNVNFCLAALIVEKIAGINFRDYLAKNIFEPAKMKDSFLPKNRMLKEPNQVELYTYPNFYSTSVVNVQTLKETFLIDEKSNFYGPGGIVSTALDLQKYQKALFSYQLLGKKELEEALTPAKLNDGKIASYRAYEKEIAYGLGWQTYTNESNEKIAFHDGLNTGLTSILMHNITRNHTVILLSNTASQVFVIGNEALKIIENKPYKMPLPSLSRVYGSLLESGNKEKANQLIEEYLKKPDSYEVTERDFNRLGYQFLRSQKTDNSLLTFASATLIFPNSSNMYDSYGEALLQSGKKEDAIKMYQKSLELNPDNENGKKVLKKLL
- a CDS encoding M23 family metallopeptidase — encoded protein: MKYIKSAVYVFIFTSSFLLISCADMLMGDEGKYDEEVYLNYKTKTVLELPFEDDWYIVAGGKSLEKNHHFAPVRHQRYALDMVSIINRSNKTGDGTKNEDYYCFGKRLNAPGDGKIIAMENAIEDNVPGIKNSKKALGNYVVIDHLNGEYSFMLHFKKNSIIVAVGDTVIRGQQVGLAGNSGYSTGPHLHYHLQTTPSLETGVGIPMQFINYYTDDVFTERGEPTTGQTVRKK
- a CDS encoding DUF4269 domain-containing protein: MINFKNISYLKTGNLRQQAAFHMLTKHGVLDNLAEFDPILVGTIPINIDIENSDLDIVCYWKNKSDFIQKIKSQFEKESNFTIQEIVIDKKESVVANFFIDAFEIEIFGQNIPTELQNGYRHMLMEHQILSSKDENFRLEVIKLKEKGIKTEPAFGLLLGLNGNVYQELLDFKL